The Candidatus Rokuibacteriota bacterium genome includes a region encoding these proteins:
- a CDS encoding NIPSNAP family protein, which yields MIHELRTYTIQPAKFKDFVALTTKVGVKLRTKHSKLAGYWTAEIGELNQVVHLWEYDDFDHRARVRAAVAKDKAWNTRYLSRSRPMLQHQESMVLMAADFWPFTPPPGSGIYELRSYRLHPGKVPEWLEHFKGGLPARLKYSKPVAIWSSELGELNRVVHLWQYESLEHRTRVRKAFMADPLWKETVAKLQPLMQVMESKILIPTEFSPLK from the coding sequence ATGATCCACGAGCTGCGGACCTACACGATCCAGCCCGCGAAGTTCAAGGACTTCGTCGCGCTCACGACGAAGGTCGGCGTCAAGCTCCGGACGAAGCACTCCAAGCTGGCCGGTTACTGGACCGCCGAAATCGGTGAGCTGAACCAGGTCGTTCACCTCTGGGAATACGACGACTTCGACCACCGGGCACGTGTGCGGGCGGCGGTGGCGAAGGACAAGGCCTGGAACACCAGGTATCTCTCGCGAAGCCGGCCCATGCTCCAGCACCAGGAGTCCATGGTGCTGATGGCGGCGGACTTCTGGCCGTTCACGCCGCCGCCGGGCTCGGGGATCTACGAGCTCAGGAGCTACCGCCTCCACCCGGGGAAGGTCCCCGAGTGGCTCGAGCACTTCAAGGGGGGGCTCCCGGCGCGGCTCAAGTACTCGAAGCCGGTTGCCATCTGGTCCTCGGAACTGGGGGAGCTGAACCGGGTCGTGCATCTCTGGCAGTACGAGAGCCTGGAGCACCGCACGCGGGTGCGGAAGGCATTCATGGCGGACCCGCTCTGGAAAGAGACCGTGGCCAAGCTCCAGCCCCTCATGCAGGTGATGGAGTCGAAGATCCTGATCCCGACCGAGTTCTCGCCGCTTAAGTGA
- a CDS encoding NIPSNAP family protein, producing the protein MIYELRTYTLIPGTQAEYLQNSRDIGRKIRGDRFGKLEGAWTTEFGTLNQYVHLWSFSDLNERERLRRELAKDERWTKEFLPKNRPFLLAQENKILYAVDGVPFTPPVGGDRHIYELRTYRTHVGKAPEWLGHFKVALKAREKYSRIVGLWTTDIAQLNQVVHLWAYSDLNHRAEVRAKALEDPEWKAFLPKGSALLVEMQSIILKPTETSPLK; encoded by the coding sequence ATGATCTATGAGCTGAGGACCTACACGCTGATCCCCGGCACCCAGGCGGAGTATCTCCAGAACTCGCGCGACATCGGCCGCAAGATCCGGGGCGACCGGTTCGGCAAACTCGAAGGGGCCTGGACGACCGAGTTCGGCACGCTGAACCAGTACGTGCACCTCTGGAGCTTTAGCGATCTCAACGAGCGGGAGCGGCTGCGCCGGGAGCTGGCGAAGGACGAGCGCTGGACGAAGGAGTTCCTCCCGAAGAACCGGCCGTTCCTGCTGGCGCAGGAGAACAAGATTCTGTACGCGGTGGACGGGGTTCCGTTCACGCCGCCGGTCGGCGGGGACCGGCACATCTACGAGCTCAGGACGTACCGCACGCACGTCGGCAAGGCGCCGGAGTGGCTCGGCCATTTCAAGGTGGCCCTCAAGGCCAGGGAGAAGTACTCGAGGATCGTGGGGCTCTGGACCACGGATATCGCCCAGCTCAACCAGGTGGTGCACCTGTGGGCGTACAGCGACCTGAATCACCGGGCCGAGGTGCGCGCAAAGGCGCTGGAGGATCCCGAGTGGAAGGCGTTTCTCCCGAAGGGGTCTGCCCTCTTGGTGGAGATGCAGTCCATCATCCTGAAGCCGACGGAGACCTCCCCACTCAAGTGA